The DNA region CCATGAGCTATCAAAACATTTCCATTTTTTTACCAGATCTGGAGCACGtttcaaatttttctaaaatttctgaaacgttatcaaaacatttaattttaaagtcgAAACGTTTCGGAAACATAAAAACTGGCCAATGGTTGTGTTTATGCACTTCCTGGAAGGACATGAGTGAGACGACAGTGGAAGTGGATGCAAATGCAAGTGAGGTCATTACTTGTTCACAGAAGTTGACAGAGGCAGTGAATGCCGAATCgataaaagagagaagaaaataaaaaattgatggaACAATAAATGAGAGTGAGGAAGATGAGGAGGAAATGCAAGGAGGCATTAATGGAGAAGACAAGACCATTAAATATTTGCTGAGAAGCTTACTTAATGTCTTGCGTTTATCGCTGCAATTGTCTTTTCTTCATCCCTCTCTCCTCTCAGCCTGCCTTCAATTCATTGCTTAGATTTATCTCTGCAACCCACCTCCCCAGATCCCATTTAATGCTCTCTCTTTCTCCCtctgcgtgtgtgtgtgtgtgtgcgcccGCGCAGTAAGTAAATGTAAAaggatacaattatataaacttCGTCATCTTTTACAAAACTTTACCGCAGTTTCCATGAGACAAAACCATgatttttaaaggccaaaaacATATTTAGCGGAGAATCCAGCAAGTGATTAAACTGGCAAGAAATGCCTATTATGAGAGTTGATTTTAGATTCTCATTgtctttttcttcataattGTAGCCTGTTGAACTCTGAACCCAGTTGTTGAGATGGATTGTTGAACACTGAGCTACTGCTGCTGGCTGATGAGACCTCTGTTCCTCCTGTTTGTGTGGGcactgaagaagaagatgatgatgttgaagcttccttcattgatagttgattAGTTGCTGGGGTTCTCATTGGTGGCGGTGCTGCACAAACCGGGATTACTGATCTAATTTGGACTGCAGGTGCAATCCTGTGAGGGTTGAACCCTCCAGTGTACATACTTCTTGTGATGTGAGAAGCTGAAGGTGTCTTAACAGGAGTTGATGTAGTGATTGGAGATGGATTTAGTGACCCAACAAGCCTATTACTATTAATGTGGGTTGTGTTGTCAAGCATAGAATTGTTAAGCTTGCTGATACTAGCTTGTGGAAATGGCTGGTATGAAGAGCTTAATCCGTAGACAtgacttgaatttgaattgctTGAAGCCTCCTTTTCCATGTGTTTCATGATGATATCTTGTTTCCCACCAAGCCATTCTTCCTCATCCCTTCGATGTTCTTCCACTTGTGACTTGTTGCCCTTAACTTGCAGTGGAATTGGTCTATTTGATGAGTAAAGAGATGATGTATGTGAAGTTGGTGGTAAGATCTTTGAAGTTGATCTAGGTGGAGGTGGAGGAAGAAGCGACACAAAGTTGTTTTGTTTCTGTGTTGAAGATGAACCATCTAAACTAGAAGAATCCATTAACAGATCCAGCAGCCTCCATTGTTGATACTGTAAAGAGCTACTGGATGAAGAGGAACCACCATCTCTAGGACCCTTAAACATTTTCCTTCTAGCTTGATTTTGATCCCTCCTCCTAGCATTTCTGTTTTCATCTTTAGGTCTAAAATTTGGCAAAAACCTTGTCACAATAGCTTGATCTTGTTCTCCATGAGTCTCCATTTCTTTATTTGTCAATGAATCCAAGTTTGGCACTGCAGAATATGGGTATTGATAATTGATCATGCTAAAATGCTAATgactgaaaagagaaaaatacaaaacaaaataagggcAACAAGAATATACTTCTTTTCAAGGCAGACCAAGCTGCAATAGCTGCATTCTTCTCAGCTTGCTTCTTTGTCTTGGCTGACTCACCTGTAAAATTTATACCAGCAAGCTCCACAGTGCAAGTGAATATGGGGACATGACCGGGGCCTGATCTCACAGTGGTATATACAGGGAGATTCAGTCCAGCCCTGTGAGCAGTTTCTTGAAGAAGATTCTTATAAATTCCAGTCTCATCCTTCATAGCATACCaaagaacaaacaaaaataagatgGTAAAATAATCACACAGAGAAAATTATATCTCTAAaaccaataaagaaaaaatgaacTTACAAGAACTCTAGCGGTCAAAGACCTTGAAGGACCTCTTGTAGAGAGGACATTGAGAGCAACTTCAGCAGCTGAATGTTCGGCCTGTCTTAATGTAGTACAATAGCTTGGACTTTCAAAGATCTCACCGTTGAAATTTACTGAAGCTTTGAATCTTGGAGCATGATCGGGGCCTTCTCTGATACAGGTATAAGAAGGAAGATTGAAACAGCTTCTTTGTGCAAGTTCCTGCAGTTGATTCTTAAACATATCTGCCATAAAACAAATGATGGAAACCAAACCACCACACACCAACAAGGACTGAGAAGAAGATGTAAACTTTCA from Mangifera indica cultivar Alphonso chromosome 8, CATAS_Mindica_2.1, whole genome shotgun sequence includes:
- the LOC123222988 gene encoding double-stranded RNA-binding protein 5 isoform X2, with the translated sequence MFKNQLQELAQRSCFNLPSYTCIREGPDHAPRFKASVNFNGEIFESPSYCTTLRQAEHSAAEVALNVLSTRGPSRSLTARVLDETGIYKNLLQETAHRAGLNLPVYTTVRSGPGHVPIFTCTVELAGINFTGESAKTKKQAEKNAAIAAWSALKRMPNLDSLTNKEMETHGEQDQAIVTRFLPNFRPKDENRNARRRDQNQARRKMFKGPRDGGSSSSSSSLQYQQWRLLDLLMDSSSLDGSSSTQKQNNFVSLLPPPPPRSTSKILPPTSHTSSLYSSNRPIPLQVKGNKSQVEEHRRDEEEWLGGKQDIIMKHMEKEASSNSNSSHVYGLSSSYQPFPQASISKLNNSMLDNTTHINSNRLVGSLNPSPITTSTPVKTPSASHITRSMYTGGFNPHRIAPAVQIRSVIPVCAAPPPMRTPATNQLSMKEASTSSSSSSVPTQTGGTEVSSASSSSSVFNNPSQQLGSEFNRLQL
- the LOC123222988 gene encoding double-stranded RNA-binding protein 5 isoform X1; translation: MADMFKNQLQELAQRSCFNLPSYTCIREGPDHAPRFKASVNFNGEIFESPSYCTTLRQAEHSAAEVALNVLSTRGPSRSLTARVLDETGIYKNLLQETAHRAGLNLPVYTTVRSGPGHVPIFTCTVELAGINFTGESAKTKKQAEKNAAIAAWSALKRMPNLDSLTNKEMETHGEQDQAIVTRFLPNFRPKDENRNARRRDQNQARRKMFKGPRDGGSSSSSSSLQYQQWRLLDLLMDSSSLDGSSSTQKQNNFVSLLPPPPPRSTSKILPPTSHTSSLYSSNRPIPLQVKGNKSQVEEHRRDEEEWLGGKQDIIMKHMEKEASSNSNSSHVYGLSSSYQPFPQASISKLNNSMLDNTTHINSNRLVGSLNPSPITTSTPVKTPSASHITRSMYTGGFNPHRIAPAVQIRSVIPVCAAPPPMRTPATNQLSMKEASTSSSSSSVPTQTGGTEVSSASSSSSVFNNPSQQLGSEFNRLQL